Proteins from a single region of Sinorhizobium alkalisoli:
- a CDS encoding TIGR02302 family protein, whose product MTQFRQDDTPRPRSFVKMLAAKRLLAQLVLVIEAVLPRTLGPLSFVLLFLSAAWLGFFRVAPLWLHVLVLLGFVAGLFLTLLPLTRIRWPEITDADRMLEERNRLPHQAIRVQDDIPATHGLIGAALWREHQARMAQLVRGLGTGMPRPDVARHDPFAVRAVPILIACIAFAYSYSNRAGLISDAFHLPEQQSIAPDIRIDAWVTPPAYTGRAPLFLTGRQDMAATDEENAPITIPQFSDLTVRITGTAEETEVSYSEAHKSESTIIPASDGKPDSQPNAQSADGSPKGARNFLYKITRDGTLSVADKSWNFRITPDSVPDIAFADPPRPMANGSLEISFLAHDDYGISQAWAEIKPLEEPAKNARPLYPLPEYRLDLPRRNAREAKGTTNRNLSEHPLSGKRVEITLVARDAAGQEGRSVPEEMVLPARRFFDPLAASVAEQRQIFALDANRLPRSIELNEALMLYPEVTIPNLTHFLLLQSARTRMQLARNDDMLRDAADHLWEIALGIEDGDLSLAERRLRDAQQALSDALDRNAPDEEIAKLMEELREAMQDYMQALAEQLAKNPPVAGNFDMNNVMRQQDLERLMDQIENLARSGARDEARQLLSELQRMMSNLPSGRMMQQMGENNAMRQQMDKLGQLMQQQQQLMDETFKLDQALRDRMQRGDPLQGEDNELFGQDMPQDPGQGSDPNDQTNPLDGMTADELREALKQLKQQQEGLGKQLGELQKGLEDLGIKPGKGFGEAQKEMGDAAGALGEGQGERAVGSQGRALQALREGAQDMMSQMQAQGQQQGPGMGMPQYGQSGRDPLGRRHQNAGPYFDDRVQVPDEIDTQRARQILDAIRRKLGDNLSPELERQYLERLLDLR is encoded by the coding sequence ATGACGCAGTTCCGGCAGGATGACACGCCACGACCGCGGTCGTTCGTCAAAATGCTGGCGGCAAAGCGATTGCTGGCGCAACTGGTGCTGGTAATCGAGGCGGTGCTGCCGCGCACCCTCGGCCCGCTCTCGTTCGTGCTCCTCTTCCTCTCGGCTGCCTGGCTTGGCTTCTTTCGTGTTGCTCCGTTATGGTTGCATGTGCTGGTGCTGCTCGGCTTCGTCGCCGGGCTGTTCCTGACCCTCCTGCCGCTCACCCGCATTCGCTGGCCGGAGATCACAGATGCCGACCGGATGCTGGAAGAGCGCAACCGACTGCCTCACCAGGCGATACGAGTACAGGACGACATACCGGCGACGCATGGTCTGATTGGCGCGGCGCTCTGGCGCGAGCACCAGGCGCGCATGGCTCAGCTCGTCCGCGGTCTCGGCACCGGCATGCCGCGCCCCGACGTCGCGCGACACGACCCCTTTGCCGTAAGGGCCGTGCCGATCCTGATCGCCTGCATCGCCTTCGCCTACTCCTACTCCAACCGCGCGGGATTGATCTCAGATGCCTTCCACTTGCCCGAGCAGCAGTCAATAGCTCCTGATATCCGGATCGATGCCTGGGTGACGCCGCCTGCCTATACCGGGCGTGCACCGCTCTTCCTGACCGGCCGTCAGGATATGGCGGCCACGGACGAGGAGAATGCACCGATCACTATCCCGCAGTTCAGCGACCTGACGGTTCGAATAACCGGCACCGCCGAGGAGACCGAGGTCAGCTACAGCGAAGCCCATAAGTCGGAGTCGACGATCATTCCCGCTTCCGATGGGAAGCCAGATTCGCAACCAAACGCGCAGTCCGCCGACGGGTCGCCGAAGGGTGCGCGCAACTTTCTCTACAAGATCACGCGGGACGGCACCCTTAGCGTCGCCGACAAGAGCTGGAACTTTAGGATCACCCCCGACAGCGTGCCGGACATCGCTTTCGCCGATCCGCCCCGCCCAATGGCGAACGGATCGCTGGAAATCAGCTTCCTCGCCCATGACGACTACGGAATCTCGCAGGCCTGGGCCGAAATCAAGCCGCTGGAAGAACCGGCGAAGAATGCCCGTCCGCTGTATCCGCTGCCCGAATACCGCCTCGATCTGCCGCGTCGCAACGCCCGTGAGGCCAAGGGCACGACGAACCGCAACCTCAGCGAACATCCTCTCTCGGGCAAGCGCGTCGAAATCACGCTCGTTGCGCGTGATGCGGCCGGCCAGGAGGGACGGAGCGTGCCTGAGGAAATGGTGCTGCCGGCACGTCGCTTTTTCGACCCACTCGCGGCGTCCGTCGCCGAGCAGCGGCAAATCTTCGCGCTCGACGCCAACCGGCTGCCGCGTTCGATCGAACTGAACGAAGCGCTGATGCTCTATCCGGAAGTGACGATTCCAAATCTGACGCATTTCCTGTTGCTGCAATCGGCAAGGACGCGCATGCAGCTCGCGCGCAACGACGACATGCTGCGAGATGCCGCCGACCACCTTTGGGAGATCGCGCTCGGCATCGAGGACGGCGACCTGTCGCTGGCCGAACGGCGGCTGCGCGACGCACAACAGGCTCTTTCCGACGCACTCGATCGCAATGCCCCCGACGAGGAAATCGCCAAGCTGATGGAGGAATTGCGAGAGGCGATGCAGGACTATATGCAGGCGCTTGCCGAGCAGCTGGCGAAGAACCCGCCGGTGGCCGGCAATTTCGACATGAACAATGTGATGCGCCAGCAGGATCTCGAGCGGCTGATGGACCAGATCGAAAATCTTGCGCGCTCCGGCGCACGCGACGAGGCCCGTCAGCTCCTGTCAGAACTGCAGCGGATGATGAGCAATCTGCCGTCCGGCCGCATGATGCAGCAGATGGGCGAGAACAATGCGATGCGCCAGCAGATGGACAAGCTCGGCCAGCTGATGCAACAACAGCAACAATTGATGGACGAGACGTTCAAGCTAGATCAGGCCCTGCGCGACCGAATGCAGCGTGGCGATCCGCTCCAGGGAGAGGACAACGAGCTCTTCGGCCAGGACATGCCCCAGGATCCGGGACAGGGCAGCGATCCAAACGACCAGACGAATCCGCTCGACGGCATGACTGCCGATGAGTTGAGGGAGGCGCTCAAGCAGCTGAAGCAGCAACAGGAGGGCCTCGGTAAACAGCTGGGCGAGCTTCAGAAGGGCCTCGAGGACCTCGGGATCAAACCCGGCAAGGGCTTCGGCGAGGCACAGAAGGAAATGGGGGATGCGGCCGGCGCCCTGGGCGAAGGCCAGGGAGAGCGCGCCGTCGGCAGCCAGGGACGGGCTTTGCAGGCGCTGCGCGAAGGCGCCCAGGATATGATGAGCCAGATGCAGGCACAGGGTCAGCAGCAGGGGCCGGGAATGGGCATGCCGCAATATGGCCAGAGCGGGCGCGACCCGCTCGGGCGACGCCACCAGAACGCCGGCCCTTATTTCGACGACCGGGTGCAGGTGCCGGACGAGATCGACACCCAGCGAGCCCGGCAGATCCTCGACGCGATCAGACGCAAGCTCGGCGACAATCTGTCGCCGGAGCTGGAGCGGCAATATCTCGAGCGCCTGCTTGACTTGCGCTGA
- a CDS encoding response regulator yields the protein MARILITEDEDALRSFVARALRLDGHETVEAGDGADGLARLNDQPFDLLLSDIRMPVMDGIELTHQAASAFPQLKILLMTGYAEQRERTDDLSGKVVDVISKPFTLPDIRKAVAQALAA from the coding sequence ATGGCGAGAATCCTGATTACCGAGGATGAGGACGCCTTGCGCTCATTCGTTGCGAGGGCCCTGCGACTGGATGGGCACGAAACGGTGGAAGCGGGGGATGGAGCCGACGGGCTCGCCCGCCTCAATGACCAGCCGTTCGATCTCCTGCTTTCCGATATCCGCATGCCCGTTATGGACGGAATTGAGCTGACCCATCAGGCCGCTTCCGCCTTTCCCCAGTTGAAGATATTGTTGATGACGGGCTATGCGGAGCAACGCGAACGCACCGACGACCTTTCCGGCAAGGTGGTGGACGTCATTTCCAAGCCGTTCACGCTACCCGACATCCGCAAGGCGGTTGCCCAGGCGTTGGCGGCCTGA
- the hpt gene encoding hypoxanthine phosphoribosyltransferase encodes MPVVRGKTIEVLYSAELIAKRNREMADEIMRGPHKDLLVISILKGSFIFAADLIRAMHDAGLAPEVEFITLSSYGTGTESRGVKITKDIDSDVHDRDVLLIDDILESGRTLRFAKDLLFERGARNVTVAVLLDKRSKRKLDLEADYVGFECPDHFVVGYGMDAAYAFRELPFVGVVTGDA; translated from the coding sequence ATGCCCGTCGTTCGCGGTAAGACTATCGAGGTTCTTTACAGTGCGGAGTTGATTGCCAAGCGCAACAGGGAGATGGCCGATGAGATCATGCGCGGGCCGCACAAGGACCTGCTCGTCATCTCCATTCTCAAGGGCTCGTTCATCTTTGCCGCCGACCTTATTCGCGCCATGCACGACGCCGGCCTGGCGCCGGAGGTCGAATTCATCACGCTTTCGAGCTACGGCACAGGGACCGAGTCGAGAGGTGTCAAGATTACCAAAGACATCGACAGCGACGTGCACGACCGTGACGTGCTGCTGATCGACGACATTCTCGAATCCGGTCGCACGCTGCGTTTTGCCAAGGACCTGCTTTTTGAGCGTGGTGCCCGCAACGTGACGGTGGCGGTGCTGCTCGACAAGCGCTCAAAACGTAAGCTCGACCTGGAGGCGGACTATGTCGGCTTCGAATGCCCGGACCATTTTGTGGTCGGCTACGGCATGGATGCCGCCTATGCTTTCCGCGAACTGCCATTCGTCGGCGTCGTCACCGGCGACGCGTAG
- the ftsE gene encoding cell division ATP-binding protein FtsE codes for MGPEILRDLTFDIPRRSFQFLTGPSGAGKTTLLRLLFLSLKPTRGLIRMFDRNISSIPREEFPMLRRRVGIVFQDFRLLDHLTTYENVALPLRVRGKDESAYRSDVLELLKWVGLGERINVLPPVLSGGEKQRAAIARALIDRPEILLADEPTGNVDPPMARRLLNLFLELNRLGTAVVIATHDLSLMDQVEARRMILSQGRLDIYE; via the coding sequence ATGGGACCGGAAATCCTCCGGGACTTGACCTTCGATATTCCGCGCCGGTCCTTTCAGTTCCTGACGGGGCCCTCCGGGGCGGGCAAAACGACGCTGCTTCGCCTGCTCTTCCTCTCGTTAAAGCCGACGCGCGGTCTCATTCGTATGTTCGATCGCAACATTTCCTCCATCCCACGCGAGGAATTCCCGATGCTGCGTCGCCGTGTCGGCATCGTTTTCCAGGACTTCCGTTTGCTCGATCATCTGACGACCTACGAGAATGTCGCTCTGCCGCTGAGGGTGCGGGGGAAGGACGAGTCCGCCTACCGCTCCGACGTGCTGGAGCTCTTGAAATGGGTCGGCCTCGGCGAACGCATCAATGTACTGCCACCGGTGCTTTCCGGCGGCGAGAAGCAGCGCGCCGCGATCGCGCGGGCCCTGATCGACCGGCCGGAAATCCTGCTGGCCGATGAGCCGACCGGAAATGTCGATCCGCCGATGGCACGCCGGCTCCTGAACCTGTTCCTCGAACTGAACCGGCTCGGGACCGCGGTGGTGATTGCCACCCACGACCTGTCGCTGATGGATCAGGTCGAGGCCAGACGCATGATCTTGTCACAGGGGCGGCTCGACATCTATGAATGA
- a CDS encoding cell division protein FtsX — protein MNEQRPRREADPPQPQRRAEMRVRPTGPIVPSANVSGNALMCVIAIMSFLACLTLGGVSMVRATAQSWQSQISREITIQVKPDDNLDMEKALADARDLALTFSGTTGGSIIDRAATARLLEPWLGGGLDLDELPVPRLVVITIDENNPPDFAAMRQALTEMIPQAFLDDHRTWVDRLVTMANTTAMIGSGVLTLVFSAMVLTVVFATRGALSGNRHIVEVLHFVGAEAGFVASEFQKHFLRISLKGAGAGGLLAALSFAIASFWQSQTLATPETDQATALFGTFSIGYTGYLGIFAIILVIALLTTLTARLTVMRTIYEIDLIRSDPGRTDTFQG, from the coding sequence ATGAATGAGCAGCGCCCCCGCCGTGAAGCAGATCCGCCGCAGCCGCAGCGTCGCGCCGAGATGCGTGTGCGCCCCACCGGACCTATCGTCCCCTCGGCCAATGTTTCCGGCAATGCGCTGATGTGCGTCATTGCCATCATGTCCTTCCTCGCCTGCCTGACGCTCGGCGGCGTCAGCATGGTGCGGGCGACGGCGCAAAGCTGGCAATCGCAGATCTCCCGGGAAATCACCATCCAGGTCAAGCCGGACGACAATCTCGACATGGAGAAGGCGCTTGCCGACGCACGCGATCTCGCATTGACCTTCTCCGGCACGACGGGCGGGTCGATCATCGACCGCGCTGCGACGGCGCGGCTCCTGGAGCCCTGGCTCGGCGGCGGTCTCGACCTCGACGAACTGCCGGTACCGCGACTGGTGGTGATCACGATCGACGAGAACAATCCGCCGGATTTCGCCGCCATGCGCCAGGCGCTGACGGAGATGATACCGCAGGCCTTCCTCGACGATCACCGCACCTGGGTCGACCGCCTGGTAACGATGGCGAACACCACCGCAATGATCGGCAGCGGCGTCCTGACGCTCGTCTTCTCGGCGATGGTGCTGACGGTCGTCTTCGCGACGCGCGGCGCGCTTTCCGGAAATCGCCACATCGTCGAGGTCCTGCATTTCGTAGGCGCGGAAGCCGGCTTCGTCGCCTCCGAATTCCAGAAGCACTTTTTGAGGATCAGCCTGAAGGGCGCCGGCGCCGGCGGGCTTCTCGCAGCCCTCTCCTTCGCAATCGCCAGCTTCTGGCAATCGCAGACCCTCGCCACCCCCGAAACCGATCAGGCGACCGCCCTCTTCGGCACATTCTCGATCGGCTATACCGGCTATCTCGGCATCTTCGCGATTATTCTCGTCATCGCCTTGTTGACGACGCTGACGGCACGGCTCACCGTCATGCGGACCATCTACGAAATCGACCTGATCCGGTCGGACCCCGGGCGGACCGATACCTTCCAGGGCTGA
- a CDS encoding YdcF family protein — protein sequence MADKGKWRDRAAHRRRSRSLLRRILRRSFFVLVSFLGLFIAGFLQFADTVASLQPPLAPKADAIIVLTGGFQRIDQGVELLKTGAGKRLLISGVHPATTGSQIRRNTQSSTALFKCCVDIGHQAIDTTGNATEASQWILDRGYRSVLVVTNNYHMPRSLLELRRARPETEFIAYPVVNSDLKSSNWLRNPLFLKAILLEYAKYSIASLRDLAGSHSEHQPRTASSQGTPTE from the coding sequence ATGGCCGACAAAGGCAAATGGCGAGACAGGGCAGCACACCGCCGCCGGTCCCGCAGCCTGCTGCGGAGGATTCTGCGCCGAAGCTTTTTCGTCCTGGTTTCCTTCCTCGGCCTCTTCATTGCCGGCTTTCTGCAATTTGCCGACACCGTCGCCTCGCTGCAGCCCCCGCTAGCGCCCAAGGCCGATGCAATCATCGTCCTTACCGGCGGTTTCCAGCGGATCGACCAAGGGGTCGAACTCTTGAAGACCGGCGCCGGCAAACGGCTTCTCATCTCCGGCGTTCACCCCGCGACGACCGGGAGCCAGATCCGCCGCAACACGCAGAGCTCGACCGCTCTCTTCAAATGCTGCGTGGATATCGGGCACCAGGCGATCGACACGACGGGCAATGCGACCGAAGCCTCCCAGTGGATTCTCGATCGCGGTTACCGGAGCGTTCTCGTCGTCACCAACAATTATCACATGCCCCGGAGCCTGCTTGAATTGCGCCGTGCCCGGCCGGAAACGGAGTTCATTGCCTATCCGGTCGTCAACTCCGATCTGAAGTCGAGCAACTGGCTGCGCAATCCGCTATTCCTGAAGGCCATATTGCTCGAATACGCCAAATACTCCATTGCGTCGCTGCGGGACCTGGCCGGTTCCCATTCCGAACACCAGCCCAGGACCGCCTCCTCTCAGGGAACGCCGACCGAATAG
- a CDS encoding lysophospholipid acyltransferase family protein encodes MIILRSILFNLVFYANLIAQMIVMTPVYFLLPRKASWIVPKNWVRSNHWLMEKIVGTTFEIEGLENIPMGSYIFAPKHQSFWDTYALLPWLDDPFYILKRELTWIPLFGWYVIKQRMVPVNRAARGKAMSAVMERTKRELATGRQLIIYPEGTRRPPGAPPEYKFGIARLYRDLQVPVVPIAMHPGLFWPRRKFLRFPGHFKVRILPPIEPGMDPDAFLKKLVEVTEAASDELLVETVRNNPHVPLPATAKRRLSELSA; translated from the coding sequence ATGATCATCCTGCGTTCGATCCTCTTCAATCTGGTCTTCTACGCCAATCTGATCGCGCAGATGATCGTGATGACGCCGGTCTATTTCCTCTTGCCGCGCAAGGCATCCTGGATCGTGCCGAAGAACTGGGTGCGCAGCAATCACTGGCTAATGGAGAAGATTGTCGGCACGACCTTCGAGATCGAGGGCCTGGAAAACATTCCAATGGGCTCCTACATATTCGCGCCGAAGCACCAGTCTTTTTGGGACACCTACGCGCTTCTGCCCTGGCTCGATGATCCGTTCTACATCCTGAAGCGCGAGCTCACCTGGATACCGCTCTTCGGCTGGTACGTCATCAAGCAGCGCATGGTGCCGGTAAATCGTGCCGCGCGGGGCAAGGCCATGTCCGCCGTGATGGAGCGCACCAAACGGGAATTGGCAACCGGGCGTCAGTTGATCATCTACCCGGAAGGAACGCGCCGCCCGCCGGGGGCACCGCCGGAATATAAGTTCGGGATCGCTCGGCTCTATCGGGACCTGCAGGTGCCGGTCGTCCCCATCGCCATGCATCCGGGCCTGTTCTGGCCGAGGCGCAAATTCCTGCGCTTCCCCGGCCATTTCAAGGTGCGTATCCTGCCGCCGATCGAGCCCGGCATGGACCCGGATGCCTTCCTCAAGAAGCTCGTGGAAGTCACCGAAGCCGCCAGCGACGAGCTTCTCGTCGAGACGGTCCGGAACAATCCGCATGTGCCGCTCCCGGCTACGGCCAAACGGCGGCTGAGCGAGCTTAGCGCCTGA
- a CDS encoding gamma-glutamylcyclotransferase: MAVDMDEFWVFGYGSLMWNPGFRFEEKWTARAFGYRRSLCVHSWVHRGTEQRPGLVLGLDYGGSCIGTAFRIALPDRAEVIDYLRERELVTRVYKERVMPVQLMDGRRVPALAYVVDRDHAQYAGGRTPAEAAATVAVAFGRSGPNSEYVLNTLAHLREMGIRDQWLEEVAADLSNGVLSQSATRKLKET; the protein is encoded by the coding sequence ATGGCAGTGGATATGGACGAATTTTGGGTCTTTGGCTACGGATCGTTGATGTGGAATCCGGGCTTCCGCTTCGAGGAGAAGTGGACCGCCCGCGCTTTCGGCTATCGCCGCTCCCTATGCGTGCATTCCTGGGTGCACCGTGGCACCGAACAGCGACCGGGCCTGGTGCTCGGCCTCGACTATGGCGGCTCCTGCATCGGCACTGCCTTTCGCATCGCGCTCCCCGATAGAGCGGAGGTGATCGATTATCTGCGCGAACGGGAGCTGGTAACCCGCGTCTACAAGGAAAGGGTCATGCCGGTGCAACTCATGGACGGGCGTCGCGTGCCGGCGCTTGCCTATGTGGTGGACCGCGATCACGCGCAATATGCCGGCGGTCGGACACCGGCGGAGGCGGCGGCAACGGTCGCCGTCGCGTTCGGCAGGTCGGGTCCGAACAGCGAATACGTGCTCAATACACTGGCCCATCTGCGGGAGATGGGCATCCGCGACCAGTGGCTCGAAGAGGTCGCCGCCGACCTCTCGAACGGAGTCCTTTCGCAAAGCGCGACGCGTAAACTCAAAGAGACATAG
- a CDS encoding DUF2125 domain-containing protein — MTMTEVDKGSRAGRKLLWLAAGVVLVTSLYSGGWFLAADQIEKRLPAYLAEKRKAGLGAECGDMEVRGFPFRIGLFCEKVRLDDARYGASASFGALRSAAQVYQPGRAVIELDGPAEIRVSPGVSISADWTLLHASLAATLTGVDRTSLAYDNLTGAVRSPLSAKGLNFGANHGELHLRQNGDDLDAALSVDKLDLRPEDGQSLARPADIAADFTLTGKADWLLGASLSPHALRGTAGELRQLALDLGDGMSAKLSGPFSVNEQGLISGEFSLTLMGIGAWRDSLSKAVPEETDLINNVANMLTALAGGKDKATVKLNVRDGTAFLAFVPLGVLPAL, encoded by the coding sequence ATGACGATGACCGAGGTCGACAAGGGATCACGTGCCGGCAGGAAGTTACTCTGGCTTGCGGCGGGCGTCGTGCTGGTCACCAGCCTCTATTCGGGTGGCTGGTTCCTCGCGGCGGACCAGATCGAAAAGCGCCTGCCGGCCTATCTTGCAGAGAAGCGGAAGGCCGGCCTTGGCGCCGAATGCGGGGATATGGAGGTGCGCGGCTTTCCATTTCGAATCGGCCTCTTCTGCGAAAAAGTTCGCCTCGACGACGCCCGCTATGGCGCCTCCGCCTCCTTCGGGGCGCTGAGGTCCGCCGCACAGGTCTACCAGCCCGGCCGCGCCGTGATCGAACTCGATGGGCCGGCGGAAATCCGCGTCTCGCCGGGCGTTTCGATCTCGGCCGATTGGACGCTGCTGCATGCAAGTCTTGCGGCAACGCTTACCGGCGTCGATCGCACCTCGCTTGCCTATGACAATCTGACGGGCGCGGTTCGCTCGCCGCTGTCGGCAAAGGGCCTCAACTTCGGCGCCAATCATGGGGAACTGCATTTGCGCCAGAACGGCGACGACCTCGATGCGGCCTTGAGCGTCGACAAGCTCGACCTGCGCCCTGAGGATGGGCAGAGCCTCGCTCGGCCGGCCGATATCGCTGCGGATTTCACATTGACGGGAAAGGCCGATTGGCTCCTGGGGGCCTCGCTTTCGCCGCATGCGCTACGCGGCACGGCAGGCGAACTGCGCCAGCTGGCGCTGGACCTGGGGGACGGAATGAGCGCCAAGCTTTCCGGCCCCTTTTCCGTCAATGAGCAGGGGCTCATTTCCGGCGAGTTCTCCCTCACGCTGATGGGCATCGGCGCCTGGCGCGACAGCCTGTCGAAAGCCGTTCCCGAGGAGACGGATCTCATCAACAACGTCGCCAATATGCTGACGGCGCTTGCCGGCGGCAAGGACAAGGCGACCGTCAAGCTCAATGTACGAGACGGCACCGCCTTCCTCGCCTTCGTTCCCCTCGGGGTGCTGCCGGCGTTATAG
- a CDS encoding prephenate/arogenate dehydrogenase family protein, producing MMAQQFETIALVGIGLIGSSIARDIREKQLAGTIVVSTRSEATLKRAGELGLGDHYALSAAEAVKDADLVIVSVPVGASGAVAAEIAPHLKPGAIVTDVGSTKGSVIGQMAPHLPKSVHFIPGHPIAGTEHSGPDAGFAGLFRGRWCILTPPVGADEEAVARLRLFWETLGSMVEEMDAEHHDKVLAIVSHLPHIIAYNIVGTADDLEAVTASEVIKYSASGFRDFTRLAASDPTMWRDVCLHNKDAILEMLARFSEDLASLQRAIRWGDGDKLFDLFTRTRAIRRSIIQAGQDTPMPDFGRHAMDQK from the coding sequence ATGATGGCTCAGCAGTTCGAAACCATCGCGCTTGTCGGGATCGGCCTGATCGGCTCGTCGATCGCACGCGACATCAGGGAGAAGCAGCTCGCCGGCACCATCGTCGTTTCGACGCGCAGCGAAGCCACCCTGAAGCGTGCGGGCGAGCTTGGTCTTGGCGACCATTATGCGCTTTCGGCCGCCGAGGCGGTCAAGGATGCCGATCTCGTCATCGTCTCGGTGCCGGTCGGTGCTTCCGGGGCCGTGGCAGCGGAGATCGCGCCGCATTTGAAACCGGGCGCGATCGTTACCGACGTCGGCTCGACCAAGGGGTCGGTGATCGGGCAGATGGCCCCGCATCTGCCTAAGAGCGTGCACTTCATCCCCGGCCATCCGATCGCCGGCACGGAGCATTCCGGTCCGGATGCCGGCTTTGCGGGGCTTTTCCGCGGCCGCTGGTGCATTCTGACGCCGCCGGTAGGTGCGGACGAGGAAGCCGTGGCGCGGCTGCGGCTCTTCTGGGAAACGCTGGGTTCCATGGTCGAGGAAATGGACGCGGAGCATCACGACAAGGTGCTGGCCATCGTCTCGCATCTGCCGCACATCATCGCCTACAACATCGTCGGAACGGCCGACGATCTGGAAGCGGTCACCGCGTCCGAAGTGATCAAATATTCCGCCTCCGGCTTCCGCGATTTCACCCGCCTTGCGGCTTCGGACCCGACCATGTGGCGGGACGTCTGCCTGCACAACAAGGATGCCATTCTGGAAATGCTCGCGCGGTTCTCCGAGGATCTGGCTTCGCTGCAGCGTGCGATCCGCTGGGGCGACGGTGACAAGCTGTTCGATCTCTTCACCCGCACGCGGGCCATCCGTCGCTCGATCATCCAGGCCGGCCAGGACACGCCCATGCCGGACTTCGGCCGGCATGCCATGGATCAGAAATAG
- the hisC gene encoding histidinol-phosphate transaminase has product MNLALKNPGPRPGILDIAAYVPGKEHAPGAVKVHKLSSNETPLGPSPRAIEAFQNAAFNLERYPDGRASALKEAMAEVHGLNPANILCGNGSDELLGLLCHAYIGPGDEGIVTEHGFLVYKIQIIAAGGTAVTVKEKDERVDVDQILAAVTERTRIVFIANPANPTGTYIPVDEMRRLQAGLPADVLLVLDAAYAEYVRRNDYEAGLELVSANRNVVMTRTLSKIYGLAGLRIGWMYAPHAVVDVLDRIRGPFNLNAPALAAGAAAVRDQAFAAAAVEHNLAWLARVGEALTAIGLRVTPSVTNFLLIHFPGREGKTAEAADAFLTGRGFILRAVGAYGFPNALRMTIGAQEANEGVIAALTEFMGLK; this is encoded by the coding sequence ATGAACCTTGCTTTGAAGAACCCCGGGCCGCGCCCCGGTATCCTGGACATAGCCGCCTATGTTCCGGGCAAGGAGCATGCGCCGGGTGCGGTCAAGGTGCACAAGCTGTCGTCGAACGAAACGCCACTCGGTCCCAGCCCGCGCGCGATCGAGGCGTTCCAGAACGCCGCCTTCAATCTCGAGCGCTATCCCGACGGACGGGCATCGGCGCTCAAGGAAGCGATGGCTGAGGTCCACGGGCTGAATCCGGCGAATATCCTTTGCGGCAATGGTTCGGACGAGCTCCTCGGTCTGCTCTGCCACGCTTATATTGGTCCGGGTGACGAGGGCATCGTCACCGAGCACGGATTCCTGGTTTACAAGATCCAGATTATCGCGGCCGGCGGTACGGCGGTAACCGTCAAGGAGAAGGATGAGCGGGTCGACGTCGATCAGATCCTGGCAGCCGTCACGGAGCGCACCAGGATCGTCTTCATCGCCAACCCGGCGAACCCGACCGGCACCTACATTCCGGTCGACGAAATGCGGCGGCTGCAAGCGGGTCTTCCGGCAGACGTGTTGCTGGTGCTCGATGCAGCCTATGCCGAATATGTCCGGCGCAATGATTATGAAGCGGGGCTGGAACTGGTCTCGGCCAACCGCAATGTGGTGATGACGCGGACACTCTCGAAAATCTACGGTCTGGCGGGCCTGCGCATCGGCTGGATGTATGCGCCGCATGCCGTGGTGGACGTGCTCGACCGCATACGTGGGCCATTCAACCTCAATGCGCCGGCTCTCGCCGCCGGCGCAGCGGCTGTTCGCGACCAGGCTTTCGCCGCCGCTGCGGTCGAGCACAATCTCGCCTGGCTCGCAAGGGTCGGCGAAGCACTGACGGCGATCGGTCTTCGGGTGACGCCGTCGGTTACAAATTTCCTGCTGATCCATTTCCCGGGCAGGGAAGGAAAGACCGCCGAGGCCGCCGATGCGTTCCTGACGGGGCGCGGCTTCATCCTGCGCGCCGTTGGCGCCTACGGTTTTCCAAATGCGCTTCGTATGACGATCGGCGCGCAGGAGGCGAACGAAGGCGTCATCGCGGCGCTGACCGAATTCATGGGACTGAAATGA